Proteins co-encoded in one Maridesulfovibrio ferrireducens genomic window:
- a CDS encoding TVP38/TMEM64 family protein: protein MKNKILIFILLLAGVFLFFAFDFDRFLTLDYLKSSRQEFQSFYELYPFGSIFSFFVIYVVIVGLNLPGAAVLGLAGGALFGFTVGVVTISFASSIGATIACFFSRYLFRDYVQRRFGDKLEKVNNGIKNEGAFYLFTMRLIPAIPFVVINLVMGLTPMRLRTFYWVSQIGMLPGTMVFVNAGKELGKISSVSGILQPSLIISFIILGLFPLFVRKAVSFAKERSINKIT from the coding sequence ATGAAAAACAAAATATTAATATTCATATTGTTGTTGGCAGGAGTTTTTCTCTTTTTTGCCTTTGATTTTGATAGGTTCTTAACCTTGGATTATTTGAAAAGTTCAAGGCAGGAATTTCAATCTTTTTATGAGCTGTATCCATTCGGTTCAATCTTTAGTTTTTTTGTTATTTACGTTGTCATTGTAGGGCTTAATTTGCCGGGGGCCGCCGTACTTGGTCTTGCCGGAGGAGCCCTTTTCGGTTTTACCGTTGGCGTGGTTACCATCTCTTTTGCCAGCTCTATAGGGGCGACAATTGCCTGTTTTTTTTCGCGCTATTTATTTCGGGACTATGTTCAGCGTAGGTTTGGAGATAAGCTGGAAAAAGTCAACAACGGAATAAAAAACGAAGGAGCATTCTATCTATTCACAATGCGCCTTATTCCGGCTATTCCTTTTGTTGTAATTAATCTCGTGATGGGACTTACTCCCATGAGACTCCGGACTTTTTATTGGGTCTCTCAGATCGGAATGCTGCCCGGAACAATGGTTTTTGTGAACGCCGGAAAGGAGCTTGGTAAAATTTCGTCTGTATCCGGTATTCTTCAACCTAGTTTAATAATTTCTTTTATTATATTAGGTCTGTTTCCACTTTTTGTCAGAAAAGCAGTTAGTTTCGCAAAAGAACGAAGTATTAATAAAATAACTTAA